Proteins from one Flammeovirgaceae bacterium genomic window:
- a CDS encoding DUF4105 domain-containing protein has translation MKTILPFFLFLFSPFLQAQHFQLSEKAHIGVVTCAPFQGELYSAFGHSAIRVYDPEQHIDFAYNYGTFDFNQPNFYLNFTRGHLLYKLSVQSYPNFRYYYLYYNRWVHEQVIDLDQQQKQKLFDYLQWNARPENQEYLYDYFYNNCATKIRDVFVEVLGEKIKFDGSFITTHYTIRDLTDLYLQEQPWGDLGIDICLGLPMDKKATPYEYMFLPDYIESSFDHASLITDNGEKPLVKKTVVSNPPGNPLAFDSAPHPWTVFGVFLIGVAGVSLLDLKRKRPSKWLDAILFLATGAIGCLLLVLWLATDHKAAANNFNLLWAMPTNLVAAFMVFGKQSAMAKRYYGFLLGITLLLLSTWALLPQQLNVFLAPVVIALAVRYGLNYYLRKKAYI, from the coding sequence ATGAAGACCATCCTGCCCTTTTTCTTGTTCCTGTTTTCCCCCTTCCTGCAGGCACAACACTTTCAACTCTCCGAAAAGGCCCATATCGGGGTGGTCACCTGTGCCCCTTTTCAGGGCGAACTGTATTCGGCCTTTGGGCATAGCGCCATCCGCGTGTATGACCCCGAACAGCATATAGATTTTGCCTACAATTATGGCACTTTCGATTTTAACCAGCCAAACTTTTATCTCAATTTCACCCGGGGGCACCTGTTGTATAAATTGTCCGTGCAATCCTATCCAAACTTCAGGTATTATTACCTCTACTACAACCGATGGGTGCATGAGCAGGTCATTGACCTCGACCAACAGCAAAAACAAAAGCTTTTTGATTATTTGCAGTGGAACGCACGCCCTGAAAACCAAGAGTACCTTTATGATTATTTTTATAACAATTGTGCCACAAAAATCAGGGACGTGTTTGTGGAAGTGCTGGGGGAAAAAATAAAATTCGATGGCTCCTTCATCACCACCCACTATACCATCCGTGACTTAACCGACTTGTACCTTCAGGAACAACCCTGGGGGGATTTGGGCATTGATATCTGCCTGGGGCTACCGATGGACAAAAAGGCCACCCCTTACGAATATATGTTTTTGCCAGACTACATTGAGTCTTCCTTTGACCATGCCAGCCTCATTACCGATAATGGGGAAAAGCCGCTGGTCAAAAAAACCGTTGTTTCCAATCCCCCCGGCAATCCTTTGGCCTTTGACAGCGCCCCCCATCCCTGGACGGTCTTTGGGGTTTTTCTGATTGGGGTGGCCGGTGTTTCGCTGCTGGACCTCAAAAGGAAAAGGCCATCAAAGTGGCTGGATGCCATTTTGTTTTTAGCAACCGGGGCAATAGGCTGCTTGCTGCTGGTCCTGTGGCTGGCCACCGACCACAAGGCCGCGGCCAATAATTTTAATTTATTGTGGGCCATGCCCACCAACCTTGTTGCGGCCTTTATGGTTTTTGGAAAACAATCCGCCATGGCAAAAAGATATTATGGGTTCCTACTGGGGATTACCCTATTGCTTCTTTCCACATGGGCCTTGCTGCCTCAGCAATTAAACGTGTTTTTGGCCCCGGTTGTGATCGCGCTGGCCGTGCGCTATGGCCTCAATTATTACTTGCGCAAGAAAGCCTACATATGA